The proteins below are encoded in one region of Rhododendron vialii isolate Sample 1 chromosome 7a, ASM3025357v1:
- the LOC131332440 gene encoding phospholipase D beta 1-like isoform X3, translating into MDNHNNPSSSSPYNTGYGYPHVPPPYPIPNSAPYPPSGYPPPPSSSSYYNTSHSGRLYYQYPPPNLPPSPSHSGPLDYSYPPPSHSSPQHPYPPYQTYPPPQTAIPSSQPSFQRQGGFQYGSPHHHHQPFSPSESYSNAPSRASSFSSQHHQDSNNCDNYGEKTPMYPPIDDLLSNVHISDNAGSVPASLPAPAAHSVSSSPMVLHSQSAKYETEGDLCGNYNTSVSGKWDASHSGPVDSPSHPTLSHSSSFLDSPHSQSLQVVPFSTSKGSLKVLLLHGNLDIWVHEAKNLPNMDMFHKTLGEMFSKLPGNVSSKIEGTINHKITSDPYVSISVSGAVIGRTYAISNSEDAAWMQQFYVPVAHYAAEVHFLVKSDVVGSQLMGVVAIPVEQIFSGAKVQGLYPILSSNGKPCKPGALLSLSIQYIPIDIDNSGIYHHGVGAGPDYFGVPGTYFPLRRGGTVTLYQDAHVPDDFFPNLNLDRGMHYVQGKCWHDIFDAIRQARRLVYITGWSVWHQVRLVRDADDAAVYTLGDLLKSKSQEGVRVLLLVWDDPTSRSILGYKTDGLMHTHDEETREFFKHSSVHVLLCPRAAGKKHSWIRQREVGIIYTHHQKTVIVDAVMGNNRRKIIAFLGGLDLCDGRYDTPQHPIFRTLHTVHSDDYHNPTYMGNVAGCPREPWHDLHCKIDGPAAYDVLTNFEERWLKASKPHGIKKLKMSYDDCLLRIDRMPDIAGVIDTPCVSENDPEGWHVQIFRSIDSNSVRKFPNDPKEAISKNLMCGENVLIDMSIHTAYVKAIRAAQHYIYIENQYFIGSSYNWTSNKDLGANNLIPMEIALKIADKIRAHERFSVYIVIPMWPEGNPTGAATQRILFWQVQIWMVFLCC; encoded by the exons ATGGACAATCACAACAATCCTTCATCTTCATCCCCATATAACACTGGCTATGGATACCCTCATGTTCCACCTCCATACCCAATTCCCAATTCTGCACCCTACCCACCTTCTGGCTACCCTCCCcctccctcttcctcctcctatTACAATACTTCTCATTCAGGCCGTCTTTACTATCAATACccaccaccaaatcttccacCCTCACCTTCCCATTCAGGCCCCTTAGACTATAGCTATCCCCCACCTTCACATTCTTCCCCACAACATCCTTATCCACCGTACCAAACTTACCCACCTCCCCAAACAGCAATTCCCTCGAGTCAACCGAGCTTCCAACGCCAGGGTGGTTTCCAATACGGTTCaccccaccaccatcatcaACCCTTTTCGCCATCAGAAAGCTACTCTAATGCTCCATCTCGCGCCAGTAGTTTCTCCAGCCAACACCATCAAGATAGTAACAATTGTGATAATTACGGGGAGAAGACTCCCATGTACCCACCCATTGATGATTTATTATCTAATGTCCATATATCTGATAATGCCGGATCTGTCCCTGCTTCGCTTCCAGCACCGGCAGCACATTCAGTGTCAAGttctcctatggtattgcataGTCAGAGTGCAAAGTATGAAACCGAAGGGGATTTGTGCGGGAATTACAATACTTCAGTTTCGGGTAAATGGGATGCATCTCATTCGGGTCCTGTTGATTCTCCATCTCATCCTACTTTATCCCATTCAAGCTCATTTCTTGATTCCCCACATAGTCAAAGTTTGCAAGTTGTGCCATTTTCAACTTCTAAAGGGTCGTTAAAAGTTTTGCTCTTACATGGGAATTTAGATATTTGGGTGCATGAGGCCAAGAACCTTCCAAACATGGACATGTTCCATAAAACTTTAGGAGAGATGTTTAGCAAACTACCGGGGAATGTGAGCAGCAAGATTGAAGGGACCATAAATCATAAGATTACTAGCGATCCGTATGTCTCCATTTCCGTTTCGGGTGCTGTGATTGGGAGGACTTATGCAATAAGTAATAGTGAAGACGCTGCTTGGATGCAACAGTTTTATGTTCCCGTTGCACATTATGCTGCTGAAGTGCACTTTCTTGTTAAGAGTGATGTTGTAGGGTCGCAGCTCATGGGAGTTGTGGCGATTCCAGTGGAACAAATATTCTCTGGGGCAAAAGTCCAGGGATTGTATCCTATTCTTAGTAGCAATGGAAAGCCCTGTAAGCCTGGAGCTCTTTTGAGTCTCTCAATTCAGTACATACCAATAGATATTGATAACTCGGGCATTTATCATCATGGTGTTGGAGCTGGTCCTGATTATTTTGGGGTTCCTGGCACATATTTCCCCCTTAGGAGAGGTGGAACAGTTACTCTTTATCAAGACGCGCATGTACCAGATGATTTCTTTCCTAATTTAAACCTTGACCGTGGGATGCACTACGTTCAAGGAAAATGCTGGCACGACATTTTTGATGCAATACGCCAGGCGCGGCGTTTGGTTTATATTACTGGTTGGTCAGTATGGCACCAAGTGAGACTGGTTAGGGATGCCGATGATGCAGCAGTTTACACTCTGGGAGATCTTTTGAAGTCAAAGTCACAGGAAGGAGTGAGAGTGCTACTGCTTGTGTGGGATGACCCTACTTCAAGGAGCATCCTGGGCTACAAAACA GATGGACTCATGCATACCCATGATGAAGAAACTCGCGAATTTTTCAAGCATTCTTCAGTGCATGTGCTACTTTGTCCCCGTGCAGCGGGAAAAAAGCACAGTTGGATTAGGCAAAGG GAAGTCGGAATAATCTACACACACCATCAGAAAACTGTAATTGTGGATGCTGTCATGGGCAATAATAGAAGAAAAATTATAGCTTTTCTTGGGGGACTGGATTTATGTGATGGCCGATATGATACTCCACAGCATCCTATATTTAGGACACTACATACCGTGCATTCAGATGACTATCACAACCCCACCTACATG GGAAATGTTGCTGGCTGTCCAAGAGAACCATGGCATGACTTGCACTGTAAAATTGATGGTCCGGCAGCATATGATGTTCTGACAAACTTTGAGGAGCGCTGGTTGAAGGCTTCTAAACCCCATGGCATAAAAAAGCTGAAGATGTCTTATGATGATTGTTTACTCCGAATAGATAGGATGCCTGACATAGCTGGGGTGATTGATACTCCTTGCGTAAGTGAGAATGATCCTGAGGGTTGGCATGTCCAG ATTTTTCGTTCTATTGATTCAAATTCAGTTAGAAAATTTCCAAATGATCCCAAGGAAGCTATTAGCAAG AACTTGATGTGTGGTGAGAATGTTCTTATTGACATGAGCATACATACAGCATATGTAAAGGCTATTCGTGCTGCTCAACATTACATCTATATTGAAAATCAGTATTTCATAGGGTCTTCTTACAATTGGACCTCCAACAAAGACTTAG
- the LOC131332262 gene encoding phospholipase D gamma 1-like, producing the protein MDNYNQPSSSYPYDTGYGYPHVPPPYPIPNSAPYPPSAYPPPPSSYYNTSHSGPLYYQYPPPNLPPPTFHSGPLDYSYPPPSHSSPQHPCPPYQTYPPPQTAIPSSQPSFQRQGGFQYDSPHHHHQPYLPSESYSNVPSRASSFSSQHRQDSMSSVASGYTSGYSDNYDNSGEKTHMYPPIDDLLSNVHISDNAGSVAASPPAPAAPSVSNSLLHSQSAKYETQGNLYGNFNTSFSGKWDASHSGPMDSPSHPTLSHSSSFLDSPHSQSLQVVPFSTSKGSLKVLLLHGNLDIMVYEAKNLPNMDMFHKTIGDMFGKLPGNVSSKIEGTMNHRITSDPYVSISISSAVIGRTYVISNSEDPVWMQRFYVPVAHSAAEVHFLVKDSDVVGSQLMGVVAIPVEQIYSGAKVQGLYPILTGNGKPCKPGAVLSLSIQYTPIDIDNWGIYRYGVGAGPDYFGVPGTYFPLRRGGTVTLYQDAHVPDDFVPNLELDRGMHYVQGKCWRDIFDAIRQARRLVYITGWSVWHQVRLVRDADNAAVYTLGDLLKSKSQEGVRVLLLVWDDPTSRSILGYKTDGVMQTHDEETRRFFKHSSVQVLLCPRTAGKKHSWVKQREVGTIYTHHQKTVIVDADAGNNRRKIIAFLGGLDLCDGRYDTPQHPIFRTLHTVHSDDYHNPTYTGNVAGCPREPWHDLHCKIDGPAAYDVLTNFEERWLKASKPHGIKKLKMSYDDSLLRIDRMPDIAGVIDTPCVSENDPEGWHVQIFRSIDSNSVRKFPNDPKEAISKNLMCGKNVLIDMSIHTAYVKAIRAAQHYIYIENQYFIGSSYNWSSHKDLGANNLIPMEIALKIADKIRAHERFSAYIVIPMWPEGNPTGAATQRILFWQNKTMQMMYETIYKALVEVGLEDAFTPQDYLNFYCLGNREVVGDEMSASSAESSAPANSPQALSRKYRRFMIYVHSKGMIVDDEFVILGSANINQRSMEGTRDTEIAMGAYQPHHTWAKKSSNPHGQIYGYRMSLWAEHLGTIEECFTRPESIECVRKVRSMGEANWKQFESDEVTEMRGHLMKYPVDVDRKGKVRPLPGCETFPDVGGQIVGSFLAIQENLTI; encoded by the exons ATGGACAATTATAACCAGCCTTCATCCTCATACCCATATGATACTGGCTATGGATACCCTCATGTTCCACCTCCATACCCAATTCCCAATTCTGCACCATACCCACCTTCTGCTTACCCTCCCCCTCCCTCCTCCTATTACAATACTTCTCATTCAGGCCCTCTTTACTATCAATACccaccaccaaatcttccacCCCCAACTTTCCATTCAGGCCCTTTAGACTATAGCTATCCCCCACCTTCACATTCTTCCCCACAGCATCCTTGTCCACCATACCAAACATACCCGCCTCCCCAAACAGCCATTCCCTCAAGTCAACCAAGCTTCCAACGCCAGGGTGGTTTCCAATATGATTCaccccaccaccatcatcaACCCTATCTGCCGTCAGAAAGCTACTCTAATGTTCCGTCTCGTGCCAGTAGTTTCTCCAGCCAACACCGCCAGGATAGTATGTCATCCGTTGCAAGTGGGTATACAAGTGGGTATAGTGATAATTATGATAATTCCGGGGAGAAGACCCACATGTACCCCCCCATTGACGATTTATTATCTAATGTCCACATATCGGATAATGCCGGATCTGTTGCTGCATCGCCTCCAGCACCGGCAGCTCCTTCAGTGTCAAATTCTTTATTGCATTCTCAAAGTGCGAAGTACGAAACCCAAGGGAATTTGTACGggaatttcaatacttcattttCGGGTAAATGGGATGCATCTCATTCGGGTCCGATGGATTCCCCTTCTCATCCTACTTTATCCCATTCAAGCTCATTTCTTGATTCCCCACATAGTCAAAGTTTGCAGGTTGTGCCATTTTCAACTTCTAAGGGGTCCTTAAAAGTTTTGCTCTTACATGGGAACTTAGATATTATGGTGTACGAGGCCAAGAACCTTCCAAACATGGACATGTTCCATAAAACTATAGGAGATATGTTTGGCAAATTACCGGGGAATGTGAGCAGCAAAATTGAAGGGACCATGAATCATAGGATCACTAGTGATCCTTATGTCTCCATTTCCATTTCGAGTGCTGTGATTGGGAGGACTTATGTGATTAGTAATAGTGAAGACCCTGTTTGGATGCAACGGTTTTACGTTCCCGTTGCACATTCTGCGGCTGAAGTGCACTTTCTTGTTAAAGACAGTGATGTTGTAGGGTCACAGCTTATGGGAGTTGTGGCGATTCCAGTGGAACAAATATACTCGGGGGCAAAAGTCCAGGGACTCTATCCGATTCTTACTGGCAATGGGAAGCCCTGTAAGCCTGGAGCTGTTTTGAGTCTCTCAATTCAGTACACACCAATAGATATTGATAACTGGGGCATTTATCGTTATGGTGTTGGAGCTGGTCCTGATTATTTTGGGGTTCCTGGCACATATTTCCCCCTTAGGAGAGGTGGAACAGTTACTCTTTATCAAGACGCACATGTACCAGATGATTTCGTTCCTAATTTAGAGCTTGACCGTGGGATGCACTACGTTCAAGGAAAGTGCTGGCGCGACATTTTTGATGCAATACGCCAGGCACGGCGTTTGGTTTATATTACTGGTTGGTCAGTATGGCACCAAGTAAGACTGGTTAGGGATGCAGATAATGCAGCAGTTTACACTCTGGGAGATCTTTTGAAGTCAAAGTCACAGGAAGGAGTGAGAGTGCTACTGCTTGTGTGGGATGACCCTACTTCAAGGAGCATCCTGGGCTACAAAACA GATGGAGTCATGCAAACACATGATGAAGAAACTCGCCGATTTTTCAAGCATTCATCAGTGCAAGTGCTACTTTGTCCCCGCACAGCAGGAAAGAAGCACAGTTGGGTCAAGCAGAGG GAAGTCGGAACAATCTACACGCACCATCAGAAAACTGTAATTGTGGATGCTGACGCTGGCAATAACAGAAGAAAAATTATAGCTTTTCTTGGGGGACTGGATTTATGTGATGGCCGATATGATACTCCACAGCATCCAATCTTTAGGACACTACATACAGTGCATTCAGATGACTATCACAACCCCACTTACACG GGAAATGTTGCTGGCTGTCCAAGAGAACCATGGCATGACTTGCACTGTAAAATTGATGGTCCGGCTGCATATGATGTTCTGACAAACTTTGAGGAGCGCTGGTTGAAGGCTTCTAAACCCCATGGCATTAAAAAGCTGAAGATGTCTTATGATGATTCTTTACTCAGAATTGATAGGATGCCTGACATAGCTGGGGTGATTGATACTCCTTGCGTAAGTGAGAATGATCCTGAGGGTTGGCATGTCCAG ATTTTCCGTTCTATTGATTCAAATTCAGTTAGAAAATTTCCTAATGATCCCAAAGAAGCTATTAGCAAG AACTTGATGTGTGGGAAGAATGTTCTTATCGACATGAGCATACATACAGCGTATGTAAAGGCTATTCGTGCTGCTCAACATTACATCTATATTGAAAATCAGTATTTCATAGGGTCTTCTTACAATTGGAGCTCCCACAAGGACTTAG GTGCAAACAATTTGATTCCCATGGAGATAGCCCTTAAAATTGCTGACAAAATTAGAGCACATGAGAGGTTTTCAGCTTATATTGTTATTCCTATGTGGCCAGAAGGCAATCCAACAGGTGCTGCTACACAAAGGATATTATTTTGGCAG AACAAAACAATGCAAATGATGTATGAAACCATATACAAGGCTTTAGTGGAGGTTGGGCTTGAGGATGCATTCACACCACAAGATTATCTGAATTTCTACTGTCTTGGCAACCGTGAAGTTGTAGGCGATGAAATGTCAGCTTCAAGTGCAGAAAGTTCTGCTCCTGCAAACAGTCCTCAG GCATTGAGCCGGAAATACCGAAGATTCATGATTTATGTTCATTCGAAAGGCATGATAGTGGATGATGAGTTTGTGATATTGGGGTCTGCAAATATAAACCAGCGCTCGATGGAGGGCACCAGAGACACGGAGATTGCAATGGGAGCCTACCAACCTCATCATACTTGGGCAAAAAAATCATCTAATCCACATGGACAG ATCTACGGATACAGAATGTCTTTGTGGGCAGAGCATCTTGGAACCATTGAGGAATGCTTTACTAGACCCGAAAGTATTGAATGCGTGAGAAAGGTCCGGTCAATGGGTGAGGCAAACTGGAAACAATTCGAATCCGATGAGGTGACAGAGATGAGGGGGCACTTAATGAAGTACCCGGTTGATGTTGATCGGAAAGGCAAGGTGAGGCCGCTTCCTGGATGCGAAACTTTCCCTGATGTCGGTGGACAAATAGTCGGATCATTCCTTGCCATTCAGGAAAACTTAACCATATAA
- the LOC131334108 gene encoding subtilisin-like protease SBT4.14 isoform X2 has translation MSRREPYVLSLIFFSHLFLTLISLVAVNGDTQKEFYIAFLRDQPDEVESVFQSHINLLSTLKGSDLDAEESLVYSYNRSFNAFAAKLDEDEANELSSMDGVLSVYPNRYHKLHTTKSWEFIGLPQTARRNVKRESNIIVGLLDTGITPESESFADNGLGPPPAKWKGTCGHFANFSGCNKKLIGARYFKLDGNLDPNDILSPTDVDGHGTHTSSTLAGNLVPNANLYGLATGTARGAVPSARVAMYKVCWASSGCSDMDILAAFDAAIHDGVDVISISIGGVSGDYVTDSIAIASFHAMKNGIITVASAGNDGPRAGTVSNNAPWMFTVAASGIDREFRSKVVLGSGKTISGIGVSLFDPKQKPYPLVSGDGVAKNSESMDNARFCFQESMDPRKVKGKLVLCKLGIWGADSVVKGFGGVGAIIESEQFLDAAQIYMAPATMVNTAVGETVSEYINSSRSPSAMIYKSQEVQIKAPFVASFSSRGPNPRSEHLLKPDIAAPGIDILASYTPIKSLTGLKGDTMHSKFTLMSGTSMACPHVAGVAAYVKSFRPNWSPAAIKSAIMITATPMSSRVNKEAEFAYGAGQVNPTKALSPGLVYDMDEMSYIQFLCHEGYPGSSIAVLAGSKFINCSALLPGVGSDAINYPTMQLTLKSDQQPTVGVFRRIVTNVGPSQSIYNATIRAPQGVEITVKPMSLSFSRALEKRSFMVEVKAKTIKGMEMRSGSLIWRSSRHIVRSPIVVHDSPED, from the exons ATGTCGCGAAGAGAGCCATACGTCCTTtctcttatatttttttctcatcttttccttACACTGATCAGTCTTGTCGCTGTAAACGGAGACACTCAGAAG GAATTCTACATTGCTTTCTTGAGGGATCAACCGGATGAGGTAGAATCTGTATTCCAATCGCATATTAATCTCCTCTCAACTTTGAAGGGAAG TGATCTTGATGCCGAGGAGTCACTTGTCTATAGCTACAACAGAAGCTTCAATGCGTTTGCAGCAAAGCTGGATGAAGATGAAGCCAACGAGTTATCGA GCATGGACGGTGTGCTTTCGGTTTACCCTAACCGGTATCACAAGCTGCACACCACAAAGTCTTGGGAATTCATTGGGTTACCTCAGACGGCACGAAGAAACGTAAAAAGGGAGAGCAACATCATTGTGGGGCTATTAGACACAG GGATAACTCCAGAGTCTGAGAGCTTTGCAGACAATGGATTAGGACCTCCACCTGCTAAATGGAAAGGAACCTGCGGCCACTTTGCCAATTTCTCAGGATGCAACAA GAAGCTCATAGGAGCCAGATACTTCAAACTGGATGGCAATTTAGACCCAAATGACATACTATCACCCACAGATGTGGATGGCCATGGGACGCACACATCCTCAACCCTAGCTGGAAATCTAGTCCCAAATGCAAACCTCTACGGGCTAGCAACAGGGACTGCCCGTGGGGCAGTGCCTTCTGCCAGGGTAGCCATGTACAAGGTGTGCTGGGCCAGCTCTGGTTGCTCGGACATGGACATTCTGGCTGCCTTCGATGCTGCTATTCACGATGGTGTCGATGTGATCTCCATATCCATCGGTGGGGTCTCCGGTGACTATGTCACGGACTCCATAGCGATCGCGTCGTTTCACGCCATGAAGAATGGGATCATCACTGTTGCATCTGCTGGAAACGACGGACCCCGTGCGGGTACGGTGTCGAATAACGCGCCGTGGATGTTTACTGTTGCTGCTAGTGGCATTGATAGGGAGTTTAGGAGCAAAGTTGTGTTGGGAAGTGGCAAAACCATATCT GGGATCGGGGTGAGCCTATTTGACCCAAAGCAAAAGCCGTACCCTCTAGTCAGTGGGGATGGGGTGGCCAAAAATTCTGAAAGCATGGACAATGCAAG GTTCTGTTTTCAAGAGTCGATGGATCCTCGCAAGGTGAAGGGAAAACTTGTGCTCTGCAAGCTAGGAATTTGGGGTGCTGATTCTGTTGTGAAAGGGTTTGGTGGTGTTGGCGCCATCATTGAAAGTGAACAATTTCTGGATGCTGCCCAAATTTATATGGCACCAGCAACCATGGTGAATACTGCTGTAGGCGAAACTGTCAGCGAATACATCAACTCCTCAAG ATCACCATCGGCAATGATATACAAGTCCCAGGAAGTTCAAATCAAAGCCCCATTCGTTGCTTCATTTTCGTCTCGTGGTCCAAATCCAAGATCTGAACACCTACTCAAG CCTGACATTGCAGCTCCAGGCATAGACATTTTAGCATCATATACTCCTATAAAGTCTCTTACCGGGTTGAAAGGCGATACCATGCATTCCAAATTTACACTCATGTCTGGGACTTCTATGGCATGCCCTCACGTTGCTGGGGTCGCGGCCTATGTCAAATCATTCCGGCCAAATTGGTCTCCCGCAGCAATAAAATCAGCCATAATGATCACCG CAACACCTATGAGCTCAAGGGTGAACAAAGAGGCAGAATTCGCCTACGGTGCTGGTCAAGTGAACCCAACCAAGGCACTGAGCCCAGGCCTAGTCTACGACATGGACGAGATGTCCTACATCCAATTCCTATGCCACGAGGGCTACCCCGGATCGTCCATAGCAGTTCTAGCCGGCTCAAAATTCATAAATTGCTCAGCTCTGCTTCCCGGAGTTGGCAGCGACGCTATCAACTATCCAACCATGCAACTTACCTTAAAGAGTGATCAACAGCCAACCGTAGGTGTTTTCAGACGGATAGTCACTAATGTTGGCCCTTCCCAGTCCATCTACAATGCCACCATTAGAGCTCCCCAAGGAGTTGAAATTACAGTTAAGCCCATGAGTCTCTCGTTCTCTCGTGCCTTGGAAAAGAGGAGCTTCATGGTTGAGGTGAAGGCTAAGACAATAAAGGGCATGGAAATGAGATCAGGTTCACTTATATGGAGAAGCTCAAGGCACATTGTGAGGAGCCCTATTGTTGTTCATGATAGTCCAGAAGATTAG
- the LOC131334108 gene encoding subtilisin-like protease SBT4.14 isoform X1 gives MSRREPYVLSLIFFSHLFLTLISLVAVNGDTQKVSEFYIAFLRDQPDEVESVFQSHINLLSTLKGSDLDAEESLVYSYNRSFNAFAAKLDEDEANELSSMDGVLSVYPNRYHKLHTTKSWEFIGLPQTARRNVKRESNIIVGLLDTGITPESESFADNGLGPPPAKWKGTCGHFANFSGCNKKLIGARYFKLDGNLDPNDILSPTDVDGHGTHTSSTLAGNLVPNANLYGLATGTARGAVPSARVAMYKVCWASSGCSDMDILAAFDAAIHDGVDVISISIGGVSGDYVTDSIAIASFHAMKNGIITVASAGNDGPRAGTVSNNAPWMFTVAASGIDREFRSKVVLGSGKTISGIGVSLFDPKQKPYPLVSGDGVAKNSESMDNARFCFQESMDPRKVKGKLVLCKLGIWGADSVVKGFGGVGAIIESEQFLDAAQIYMAPATMVNTAVGETVSEYINSSRSPSAMIYKSQEVQIKAPFVASFSSRGPNPRSEHLLKPDIAAPGIDILASYTPIKSLTGLKGDTMHSKFTLMSGTSMACPHVAGVAAYVKSFRPNWSPAAIKSAIMITATPMSSRVNKEAEFAYGAGQVNPTKALSPGLVYDMDEMSYIQFLCHEGYPGSSIAVLAGSKFINCSALLPGVGSDAINYPTMQLTLKSDQQPTVGVFRRIVTNVGPSQSIYNATIRAPQGVEITVKPMSLSFSRALEKRSFMVEVKAKTIKGMEMRSGSLIWRSSRHIVRSPIVVHDSPED, from the exons ATGTCGCGAAGAGAGCCATACGTCCTTtctcttatatttttttctcatcttttccttACACTGATCAGTCTTGTCGCTGTAAACGGAGACACTCAGAAGGTTTCG GAATTCTACATTGCTTTCTTGAGGGATCAACCGGATGAGGTAGAATCTGTATTCCAATCGCATATTAATCTCCTCTCAACTTTGAAGGGAAG TGATCTTGATGCCGAGGAGTCACTTGTCTATAGCTACAACAGAAGCTTCAATGCGTTTGCAGCAAAGCTGGATGAAGATGAAGCCAACGAGTTATCGA GCATGGACGGTGTGCTTTCGGTTTACCCTAACCGGTATCACAAGCTGCACACCACAAAGTCTTGGGAATTCATTGGGTTACCTCAGACGGCACGAAGAAACGTAAAAAGGGAGAGCAACATCATTGTGGGGCTATTAGACACAG GGATAACTCCAGAGTCTGAGAGCTTTGCAGACAATGGATTAGGACCTCCACCTGCTAAATGGAAAGGAACCTGCGGCCACTTTGCCAATTTCTCAGGATGCAACAA GAAGCTCATAGGAGCCAGATACTTCAAACTGGATGGCAATTTAGACCCAAATGACATACTATCACCCACAGATGTGGATGGCCATGGGACGCACACATCCTCAACCCTAGCTGGAAATCTAGTCCCAAATGCAAACCTCTACGGGCTAGCAACAGGGACTGCCCGTGGGGCAGTGCCTTCTGCCAGGGTAGCCATGTACAAGGTGTGCTGGGCCAGCTCTGGTTGCTCGGACATGGACATTCTGGCTGCCTTCGATGCTGCTATTCACGATGGTGTCGATGTGATCTCCATATCCATCGGTGGGGTCTCCGGTGACTATGTCACGGACTCCATAGCGATCGCGTCGTTTCACGCCATGAAGAATGGGATCATCACTGTTGCATCTGCTGGAAACGACGGACCCCGTGCGGGTACGGTGTCGAATAACGCGCCGTGGATGTTTACTGTTGCTGCTAGTGGCATTGATAGGGAGTTTAGGAGCAAAGTTGTGTTGGGAAGTGGCAAAACCATATCT GGGATCGGGGTGAGCCTATTTGACCCAAAGCAAAAGCCGTACCCTCTAGTCAGTGGGGATGGGGTGGCCAAAAATTCTGAAAGCATGGACAATGCAAG GTTCTGTTTTCAAGAGTCGATGGATCCTCGCAAGGTGAAGGGAAAACTTGTGCTCTGCAAGCTAGGAATTTGGGGTGCTGATTCTGTTGTGAAAGGGTTTGGTGGTGTTGGCGCCATCATTGAAAGTGAACAATTTCTGGATGCTGCCCAAATTTATATGGCACCAGCAACCATGGTGAATACTGCTGTAGGCGAAACTGTCAGCGAATACATCAACTCCTCAAG ATCACCATCGGCAATGATATACAAGTCCCAGGAAGTTCAAATCAAAGCCCCATTCGTTGCTTCATTTTCGTCTCGTGGTCCAAATCCAAGATCTGAACACCTACTCAAG CCTGACATTGCAGCTCCAGGCATAGACATTTTAGCATCATATACTCCTATAAAGTCTCTTACCGGGTTGAAAGGCGATACCATGCATTCCAAATTTACACTCATGTCTGGGACTTCTATGGCATGCCCTCACGTTGCTGGGGTCGCGGCCTATGTCAAATCATTCCGGCCAAATTGGTCTCCCGCAGCAATAAAATCAGCCATAATGATCACCG CAACACCTATGAGCTCAAGGGTGAACAAAGAGGCAGAATTCGCCTACGGTGCTGGTCAAGTGAACCCAACCAAGGCACTGAGCCCAGGCCTAGTCTACGACATGGACGAGATGTCCTACATCCAATTCCTATGCCACGAGGGCTACCCCGGATCGTCCATAGCAGTTCTAGCCGGCTCAAAATTCATAAATTGCTCAGCTCTGCTTCCCGGAGTTGGCAGCGACGCTATCAACTATCCAACCATGCAACTTACCTTAAAGAGTGATCAACAGCCAACCGTAGGTGTTTTCAGACGGATAGTCACTAATGTTGGCCCTTCCCAGTCCATCTACAATGCCACCATTAGAGCTCCCCAAGGAGTTGAAATTACAGTTAAGCCCATGAGTCTCTCGTTCTCTCGTGCCTTGGAAAAGAGGAGCTTCATGGTTGAGGTGAAGGCTAAGACAATAAAGGGCATGGAAATGAGATCAGGTTCACTTATATGGAGAAGCTCAAGGCACATTGTGAGGAGCCCTATTGTTGTTCATGATAGTCCAGAAGATTAG